Proteins from a single region of Pseudarthrobacter sp. NIBRBAC000502772:
- the rpmA gene encoding 50S ribosomal protein L27, translated as MAHKKGASSTRNGRDSNAQYLGVKRFGGQVVSAGEIIVRQRGTHFHPGAGVGRGGDDTLFALAPGAVQFGTRRGRRVVNIVAAAAAE; from the coding sequence ATGGCACATAAAAAAGGCGCGAGTTCCACTCGCAACGGTCGTGACTCCAACGCCCAGTACCTCGGCGTCAAGCGCTTCGGCGGCCAGGTAGTTTCCGCAGGCGAGATCATCGTTCGCCAGCGTGGCACCCACTTCCACCCGGGCGCCGGCGTTGGACGTGGCGGCGACGACACACTGTTCGCACTGGCCCCGGGAGCCGTCCAGTTCGGCACCCGCCGCGGTCGCCGCGTAGTCAACATCGTTGCTGCTGCAGCTGCAGAGTAA
- the obgE gene encoding GTPase ObgE, whose product MASFVDRVVLHVSGGTGGHGCVSVHREKFIPLGGPDGGNGGDGGNVILRVDHQTTTLLDYHHSPHRHATNGGSGMGDWRGGKNGETLILPVPDGTVVKSKDGTVLADLVGEGAEYVAAAGGQGGLGNASLSSQKRRAPGFALLGIEGDARDIVLELKSIADIALVGFPSAGKSSLIAAMSAARPKIADYPFTTLIPNLGVVQSGDVRFTIADVPGLIEGASEGKGLGHHFLRHVERCAALVHVLDCGTLESDRDPLADLAIIEAELEKYSVDMSFAGADGEVVPLNHRPRLVALNKVDLPDGKDMAEFVRPELESRGYRVFEISATSHEGLRQLGFAMAEIVQAARAALAAAPPKVQPPILRPRAVNEAGFKIRREEKNLEPLFRVLGDKPIRWVKQTDFTNEEAIGYLADRLAKLGVENELFKQGAKPGDAVVIGEDDGVVFDWEPTMSAGAEMLASPRGTDIRFADVGDRPTRGQKRDEQQERKDAKAAARAELEAERKAGIWTESVSGRRAAKPVTESGLGVEDDE is encoded by the coding sequence GTGGCGAGCTTTGTAGACCGGGTAGTACTGCACGTATCCGGCGGTACCGGCGGCCACGGCTGTGTCTCCGTCCACCGGGAGAAGTTCATCCCACTGGGCGGACCCGACGGCGGTAACGGCGGCGACGGCGGCAACGTCATCCTGCGCGTTGACCACCAGACCACTACCTTGCTCGACTACCACCACTCCCCGCACCGCCACGCCACCAACGGCGGGTCCGGGATGGGCGACTGGCGCGGCGGCAAGAATGGCGAGACCCTCATCCTGCCCGTGCCCGACGGCACCGTGGTCAAATCCAAGGACGGCACCGTCCTGGCGGACCTGGTCGGCGAAGGAGCAGAATACGTGGCGGCCGCCGGCGGCCAGGGCGGCCTGGGTAACGCTTCGCTGTCCTCGCAGAAGCGCCGTGCCCCGGGCTTCGCCCTGCTGGGCATCGAGGGTGACGCCCGTGACATTGTGCTGGAACTGAAGTCCATCGCGGATATCGCGCTGGTGGGTTTCCCCTCTGCCGGCAAATCCAGCCTGATCGCGGCCATGTCCGCTGCGCGGCCCAAGATCGCCGACTACCCCTTCACCACGCTGATCCCGAACCTGGGTGTTGTCCAGTCCGGCGACGTCCGCTTCACCATTGCAGACGTTCCGGGCCTTATCGAGGGTGCCAGCGAAGGTAAGGGCCTTGGCCACCACTTCCTGCGCCACGTGGAGCGTTGCGCCGCCCTGGTGCATGTACTGGACTGCGGCACGCTGGAATCGGACCGTGACCCGTTGGCAGACCTGGCCATCATCGAGGCCGAGCTGGAAAAGTACTCCGTAGACATGAGCTTCGCGGGTGCCGACGGCGAAGTGGTTCCGCTGAACCACCGTCCGCGCCTGGTCGCCTTGAACAAGGTGGACCTTCCGGACGGCAAGGACATGGCTGAATTTGTACGCCCGGAACTCGAATCACGCGGCTACCGGGTCTTCGAGATCTCGGCCACCAGTCACGAGGGTCTCCGCCAGCTGGGCTTCGCCATGGCGGAAATCGTGCAGGCCGCCCGTGCCGCCCTCGCGGCCGCCCCGCCCAAGGTCCAGCCGCCCATCCTGCGGCCCCGCGCCGTCAACGAAGCCGGCTTCAAGATCCGCCGCGAGGAAAAGAACCTCGAGCCGCTCTTCCGCGTCCTGGGCGATAAGCCTATCCGCTGGGTCAAGCAGACCGACTTCACCAACGAGGAAGCCATCGGCTACCTCGCTGACCGCCTGGCCAAGCTCGGCGTCGAAAACGAACTGTTCAAGCAGGGCGCCAAGCCGGGCGACGCAGTCGTGATTGGCGAAGATGACGGCGTTGTCTTCGACTGGGAGCCCACCATGAGCGCCGGAGCCGAAATGCTCGCATCACCGCGTGGCACGGATATCCGTTTCGCGGACGTCGGCGACCGCCCCACACGTGGCCAGAAGCGTGACGAGCAGCAGGAACGCAAGGATGCCAAGGCTGCCGCCCGCGCCGAGCTCGAGGCCGAGCGCAAGGCCGGGATCTGGACCGAATCGGTCAGCGGCCGCCGCGCTGCCAAGCCGGTCACTGAGAGTGGACTGGGCGTTGAAGATGACGAGTGA
- a CDS encoding Rne/Rng family ribonuclease, translated as MENEQTPAVNDEAVAEATEAPKKATRTRRKAVPKAADSAPVADSAPVKEAAEAEPATDAAPEPKAPVRRTRARKKVETAEPLPAFAAEVLEAPAAVVTETVVEPAVEPEAGAAAPEAAAETKPVRRRRVATRKTSAPDIAPAAVEQAAPEQAAPATAATLAPEAEEVAAAEAAEPAAAAVAPVNAAAVAPVNAAAAPLEEPAAAETASPFSSLFLEPASTTSVLFQAPDLSTVVRPAPVAAAVEEPEEDDAEDGEADDANGRRRRRSRGRRGRSRTGESDADGETEGDEGAAEETDEESAGQADEGVTSRRRRRRRRGDQDLELTGGEGDDPPNTVTRVRAPRAATEAPVNNRVTSVKGSTRLEAKKQRRRESRDTGRRRTVITEAEFLARRESVDRQMIVRQRDDRIQIGVLEDGVLAEHFVSKTQQDSLIGNVYLGKVQNVLPSMEAAFVDIGRGRNAVLYAGEVNWEAVNLEGKQRRIENALKSGDTVLVQVTKDPVGHKGARLTSQISLPGRYLVYVPGGSMTGISRKLPDVERNRLKRILKDRLPEHAGVIVRTAAEGASEEELTHDINRLRAQWEGIESQSTSTKILAPELLYGEPDLTIKVVRDVFNEDFSKLIVSGEEAWDTIEAYVTYVAPDLVGRLEKWTKDQDIFAAWRIDEQIHKALERKVFLPSGGSLVIDRTEAMTVVDVNTGKFTGSGGNLEETVTKNNLEAAEEVVRQLRLRDIGGIIVIDFIDMVLESNRDLVLRRMVECLGRDRTKHQVAEVTSLGLVQMTRKRMGTGLLEVFGEQCETCAGRGIVTHDDPVEHRRANTVAAEHHVQRVDSRPEAQRTDSVRTDSQRPDSQPGGRTDRKRRRGRSGQPLETAPAAPVQIHTVHPEASDAERHAKAEATRAALANIAAAAHAAHLHDDEVAHASAAAGRQPAAPVPAPVGQSETDSSGRPAAVLTFGGEQVVLPFVAHHDDQPHAPALTLDRLAEAFAHLGEPAPVAESTLPAVHATESRAAEPARQQQPAAAERDYSDHTEEPRARRPRRNRSASRAQGAANATSVEHHEAVPAAAAGHTHAAKAPEPVKAPVADKPVAANAPIILGVGVPASEL; from the coding sequence ATGGAAAACGAACAAACACCAGCCGTTAATGATGAAGCCGTCGCCGAGGCCACGGAAGCGCCCAAGAAGGCCACCCGGACACGCCGGAAGGCAGTGCCGAAGGCCGCAGATTCCGCACCGGTAGCAGATTCCGCACCGGTAAAGGAGGCGGCCGAGGCTGAGCCTGCGACGGACGCCGCACCGGAGCCTAAGGCGCCGGTCCGCCGCACCCGCGCACGTAAGAAGGTCGAGACCGCCGAACCGTTGCCGGCCTTCGCTGCTGAGGTTCTGGAGGCACCTGCCGCCGTTGTTACCGAGACCGTCGTAGAGCCCGCCGTCGAACCTGAGGCCGGAGCCGCAGCCCCCGAGGCTGCAGCGGAGACCAAGCCTGTCCGCCGCCGCCGCGTGGCCACGCGCAAAACCTCTGCCCCCGACATCGCACCCGCGGCCGTGGAACAGGCCGCTCCAGAGCAGGCAGCCCCTGCAACTGCAGCAACGCTGGCCCCCGAAGCAGAGGAAGTCGCCGCTGCGGAGGCCGCCGAGCCCGCAGCAGCCGCCGTCGCCCCCGTCAATGCTGCCGCCGTTGCCCCGGTCAATGCTGCCGCCGCGCCGCTTGAAGAGCCGGCTGCTGCTGAGACTGCCAGCCCGTTCAGTTCACTCTTCCTTGAGCCGGCGTCCACCACGTCGGTGCTTTTCCAGGCCCCCGACCTCAGCACCGTGGTCCGCCCCGCGCCGGTTGCTGCCGCGGTTGAAGAGCCGGAAGAGGACGACGCCGAAGACGGCGAAGCGGACGACGCCAACGGCCGCCGCAGGCGCCGCAGCCGTGGCCGCCGTGGCCGCAGCCGCACAGGCGAAAGCGATGCTGACGGGGAAACCGAAGGCGACGAAGGCGCAGCCGAAGAAACCGATGAGGAGTCCGCCGGGCAGGCCGATGAGGGCGTGACGTCCCGCCGTCGCCGCCGCCGCCGCCGTGGCGACCAGGATCTGGAACTGACCGGCGGCGAAGGCGACGACCCGCCCAACACGGTGACCCGTGTCCGCGCGCCGCGCGCCGCGACCGAAGCGCCGGTCAACAACCGCGTCACCTCAGTCAAGGGTTCCACGCGCCTCGAAGCCAAGAAGCAGCGCCGCCGCGAATCCCGCGACACGGGCCGCCGCCGCACGGTCATCACCGAGGCCGAGTTCCTGGCCCGCCGCGAATCAGTTGACCGGCAGATGATCGTCCGCCAGCGCGACGACAGAATCCAGATCGGCGTCCTCGAAGACGGCGTCCTGGCCGAGCACTTTGTTTCCAAGACCCAGCAGGACTCCCTGATCGGCAACGTCTACCTCGGCAAGGTGCAGAACGTCCTGCCGTCCATGGAAGCGGCGTTTGTTGACATCGGACGCGGCCGCAACGCCGTCCTGTACGCCGGTGAAGTGAACTGGGAGGCAGTTAACCTCGAAGGCAAGCAGCGCCGGATCGAAAACGCGCTCAAGTCCGGCGACACCGTCCTGGTCCAGGTCACCAAGGATCCCGTGGGCCACAAGGGTGCACGCCTGACCAGCCAGATCTCGCTGCCCGGCCGCTACCTGGTCTATGTGCCTGGCGGCTCCATGACCGGAATCTCCCGCAAACTGCCCGACGTCGAGCGAAACCGCCTCAAGCGCATCCTCAAGGACCGCCTCCCGGAGCACGCCGGCGTCATCGTCCGCACCGCTGCCGAAGGCGCCTCGGAAGAGGAGCTCACACACGACATCAACCGGCTGCGCGCGCAGTGGGAGGGCATCGAAAGCCAGTCCACGTCCACCAAGATCCTCGCGCCGGAGCTGCTCTACGGCGAACCTGACCTCACCATCAAGGTGGTCCGTGATGTCTTCAACGAGGACTTCTCCAAGCTGATCGTCTCCGGTGAAGAGGCCTGGGACACCATCGAGGCTTACGTCACCTATGTGGCCCCGGACCTCGTGGGCCGCTTGGAAAAGTGGACCAAGGACCAGGACATCTTCGCTGCGTGGCGGATCGATGAGCAGATCCACAAGGCCCTGGAACGCAAGGTCTTCCTGCCTTCGGGCGGCTCGCTGGTCATTGACCGCACCGAAGCCATGACCGTGGTGGACGTCAATACCGGCAAGTTCACCGGCAGCGGCGGCAACCTCGAGGAAACCGTCACCAAGAACAACCTCGAGGCAGCTGAAGAAGTGGTCCGGCAGCTCCGGCTCCGCGACATCGGCGGCATCATCGTCATCGACTTCATCGATATGGTCCTCGAATCCAACCGCGACCTTGTCCTGCGCCGCATGGTGGAATGCCTGGGCCGCGACCGGACCAAGCACCAGGTGGCCGAAGTGACCTCGCTGGGCCTCGTGCAGATGACGCGCAAGCGCATGGGCACCGGGCTCCTGGAAGTCTTCGGCGAGCAGTGTGAAACCTGTGCAGGCCGCGGAATTGTCACCCACGACGACCCCGTGGAACACCGCCGCGCCAACACGGTAGCCGCGGAGCACCACGTGCAGCGGGTAGACAGCCGCCCGGAAGCCCAGCGCACTGACAGCGTGCGGACTGACAGCCAGCGCCCGGACAGCCAGCCGGGTGGCCGCACTGACCGGAAGCGCCGCCGCGGACGGAGTGGCCAGCCGCTGGAAACAGCACCGGCAGCTCCGGTGCAGATCCACACGGTCCACCCGGAGGCCAGCGATGCCGAGCGCCATGCGAAGGCGGAGGCCACGCGGGCGGCGCTTGCGAACATTGCGGCCGCAGCCCACGCTGCGCATCTGCATGACGACGAGGTGGCGCACGCATCAGCTGCCGCGGGCCGGCAGCCTGCGGCTCCAGTGCCGGCTCCGGTTGGGCAGTCCGAAACGGACTCCAGCGGCCGCCCGGCCGCAGTGCTGACATTCGGCGGCGAGCAGGTGGTGCTTCCGTTCGTTGCGCACCACGATGACCAGCCGCACGCACCTGCCCTGACACTTGACCGCCTCGCGGAGGCCTTCGCCCACCTTGGTGAGCCGGCTCCTGTAGCGGAAAGCACGCTGCCGGCAGTTCATGCAACTGAAAGCCGGGCGGCCGAACCTGCCCGCCAGCAGCAGCCAGCCGCGGCGGAGAGGGATTACTCCGACCACACCGAGGAGCCCCGCGCCCGCCGTCCCCGGCGGAACCGGAGTGCCAGCCGTGCCCAGGGCGCAGCCAACGCCACGTCCGTAGAGCATCACGAAGCCGTTCCGGCGGCTGCCGCCGGACACACCCACGCCGCCAAGGCACCGGAGCCCGTCAAGGCTCCTGTGGCCGACAAGCCGGTTGCCGCCAACGCGCCCATCATCCTGGGCGTAGGGGTTCCGGCCTCGGAGCTCTGA
- the rplU gene encoding 50S ribosomal protein L21, translating to MVYAIVRAGGRQEKVSVGDFVTLNRVPGGAGSTFELPALLLVDGDKVTSAAADLAKVTVTAEILEDLRGPKIVIQKFKNKTGYKKRQGHRQELTKVKITGIK from the coding sequence GTGGTGTACGCGATTGTCCGCGCAGGCGGCCGCCAAGAGAAGGTTTCCGTTGGAGACTTCGTTACCCTGAACCGCGTCCCCGGTGGAGCCGGCAGCACCTTTGAGTTGCCCGCACTGCTCCTGGTAGACGGTGACAAAGTCACCTCTGCTGCTGCGGACCTGGCCAAGGTAACGGTTACGGCTGAGATCCTCGAAGACCTCCGTGGTCCGAAGATCGTCATCCAGAAGTTCAAGAACAAGACCGGTTACAAGAAGCGCCAGGGTCACCGTCAGGAATTGACCAAGGTCAAGATCACGGGTATCAAGTAA
- the thiD gene encoding bifunctional hydroxymethylpyrimidine kinase/phosphomethylpyrimidine kinase, translating to MSPLASTSVLPPATPAATLPETPATRAEVQPGPGRSSAVRVLRDVPRVLSIAGSDPSGGAGVQADLKSIAALGGYGMAAITALTVQNTQGVQAVHVPPASFLGQQLDAISDDITIDAVKIGMLGDAAVIGVVRDWLEKVRPAVVVLDPVMVATSGDRLLQESAEAALREMLPLADLITPNLAELAILVGEPQARQWHDALGQGQRLSAATGATVLVKGGHLDGGACPDALVNAAGLLAREVVEVSGDRIPTRNSHGTGCSLSAAMATAQARLGDWEASLRKVKPWLVGALQAADQLEVGAGNGPINHFHHMQQVPAAGEFAETLRRASEPDLAAIYGLDFIRDLAAGTLAEEQFAYYLAQDAIYLNGYSRVLARASALAPTEAAQLFWAKSAQQCLEVESELHRTWLSTRTVDSVLGPVTKSYVDHLLAASASGSYAVLVAAVLPCFWLYAEVGQTLHAEFLAAGAPAAHPYADWLRAYADEDFAQATRDAIALADDAGRSASTGERAAMLVAFRQSCRFEVDFFDAPRIHS from the coding sequence ATGTCTCCTTTGGCTTCAACTTCTGTCCTTCCTCCTGCAACACCCGCGGCGACCCTGCCGGAGACCCCAGCAACCCGGGCTGAGGTCCAGCCCGGACCAGGCCGATCTTCTGCGGTCCGGGTGCTGCGTGACGTCCCGCGGGTGCTGTCCATTGCCGGATCGGACCCTTCAGGGGGCGCGGGCGTCCAGGCCGACCTCAAAAGCATTGCAGCCCTTGGCGGCTACGGCATGGCGGCGATCACCGCGCTGACGGTCCAAAACACCCAGGGGGTCCAGGCGGTTCACGTCCCGCCGGCGTCCTTCCTGGGCCAGCAGCTCGATGCCATCAGCGATGACATCACCATCGACGCGGTCAAGATCGGCATGCTGGGCGACGCTGCGGTGATAGGCGTGGTCCGCGACTGGCTGGAAAAGGTGCGTCCCGCCGTCGTCGTTCTTGATCCGGTGATGGTGGCCACGAGCGGCGACCGGCTGCTGCAGGAGTCTGCCGAGGCGGCCCTGCGGGAGATGCTCCCGCTCGCGGACCTGATCACCCCCAACCTGGCGGAACTGGCCATCCTGGTGGGGGAGCCGCAGGCGAGGCAATGGCACGACGCGCTCGGGCAGGGGCAGCGGTTGTCCGCCGCGACCGGTGCCACCGTCCTGGTCAAGGGCGGCCATCTCGACGGCGGTGCGTGCCCGGATGCCCTGGTCAACGCTGCCGGGCTGCTCGCCCGGGAGGTGGTGGAAGTGAGCGGGGACAGGATCCCCACGCGCAACAGCCATGGCACCGGCTGCTCGCTGTCAGCGGCCATGGCCACGGCTCAGGCGCGGCTGGGGGATTGGGAAGCCTCATTGCGGAAAGTGAAGCCCTGGCTGGTGGGCGCGCTGCAGGCCGCTGACCAACTTGAGGTGGGCGCGGGCAACGGCCCCATCAACCACTTCCACCACATGCAACAGGTTCCGGCAGCCGGCGAATTCGCAGAGACGCTGCGGCGGGCGTCGGAGCCGGATCTTGCAGCCATCTACGGGCTGGATTTCATCCGCGACCTGGCGGCCGGCACATTGGCTGAGGAACAGTTCGCCTATTACCTCGCCCAGGACGCCATCTACCTCAACGGCTATTCGCGGGTTCTTGCCCGGGCCAGTGCGCTGGCGCCCACGGAAGCCGCCCAGTTGTTCTGGGCAAAGTCGGCCCAGCAATGCCTTGAGGTCGAGTCCGAACTGCACCGCACGTGGCTAAGCACCAGGACAGTGGACTCCGTCCTCGGACCTGTCACCAAGTCCTACGTGGACCACCTGCTGGCGGCCTCTGCCTCCGGCAGCTACGCGGTCCTCGTGGCGGCGGTACTGCCGTGCTTCTGGCTGTATGCCGAAGTGGGACAGACTCTGCACGCGGAGTTCCTGGCTGCGGGTGCACCGGCAGCACATCCTTATGCCGACTGGCTGCGGGCCTATGCTGACGAGGATTTCGCCCAGGCCACGCGTGACGCCATCGCCTTGGCTGACGACGCCGGCCGGAGTGCTTCCACGGGTGAACGGGCGGCGATGCTGGTGGCTTTCAGGCAGTCGTGCCGGTTCGAGGTGGATTTCTTCGACGCGCCGCGAATTCATTCCTGA
- the proB gene encoding glutamate 5-kinase: MTENSAVIIEEPKDDRSVLARARRIVVKVGSSSLTSIKGGISEESLTALSDVLAAKHNAGTEIILVSSGAISAGLAPLGLVKRPRDLATQQAAASVGQGLLMARYTHAFGAHGVTVSQVLLTADDLMRRSHHANAFRALNRLLNLGVVPVVNENDTVATHKIRFGDNDRLSALVAHLVRADALLLLSDVDSIYDGPPAKGAKRISQVDGPEDLEAVTIGKPGKAGVGTGGMQTKVEAAIMAADSGIPALVTSTANAAAALSGEDVGTWFTVNSGRKSVRMMWLAHLAHVQGRLFLDDGAVHAVRDNRYSLLPAGISSVDGTFEAGDAVEMVAGDGTVIARGLVNYSSEELPQMLGRSTQELGESLGRGFDREVVHIDDLVLV, encoded by the coding sequence ATGACCGAAAATTCCGCAGTAATTATCGAGGAACCCAAAGACGACCGCAGTGTGCTCGCCCGGGCCCGCCGGATCGTTGTCAAAGTAGGGTCGTCGTCGCTGACCAGCATCAAGGGCGGCATCTCGGAAGAGTCCCTGACCGCCCTCTCAGATGTCTTGGCCGCCAAACATAACGCCGGCACGGAAATTATCCTGGTTTCCTCGGGAGCCATTTCCGCAGGCCTTGCGCCCCTCGGGCTGGTGAAGCGCCCGCGTGACCTCGCGACCCAGCAGGCCGCCGCCAGCGTGGGCCAGGGCCTGCTCATGGCGCGCTACACGCACGCGTTCGGCGCCCATGGAGTCACCGTCAGCCAGGTGCTGCTGACCGCAGATGACCTCATGCGTCGCAGCCACCACGCCAACGCTTTCCGTGCATTGAACCGCCTCCTCAACCTCGGCGTGGTGCCGGTGGTCAACGAAAACGACACCGTCGCTACGCACAAGATCCGTTTCGGCGACAACGACAGGCTCTCGGCGCTCGTGGCCCATCTGGTCCGCGCCGACGCCCTGTTGCTGCTGTCCGACGTCGACTCGATATACGACGGCCCGCCCGCCAAGGGCGCCAAGCGCATCTCCCAGGTGGACGGCCCCGAAGATCTTGAGGCAGTGACCATCGGGAAGCCGGGCAAGGCAGGCGTAGGCACCGGCGGCATGCAGACTAAAGTCGAGGCTGCCATCATGGCCGCCGATTCCGGCATACCGGCGCTGGTCACCTCCACCGCCAACGCAGCAGCCGCACTGTCCGGTGAGGACGTAGGGACCTGGTTCACCGTCAACAGCGGCCGGAAGTCTGTGCGGATGATGTGGCTCGCCCACCTGGCGCATGTCCAGGGCCGGCTCTTTCTTGACGACGGCGCCGTGCATGCTGTGCGGGACAATCGCTATTCGCTGCTCCCCGCCGGAATTTCGTCGGTGGACGGCACCTTTGAAGCCGGCGACGCCGTCGAGATGGTGGCCGGCGACGGTACCGTCATCGCGCGCGGTTTGGTTAATTACTCTTCCGAAGAGCTTCCCCAGATGCTGGGCCGCTCCACACAGGAACTGGGCGAGTCCCTGGGCCGCGGATTTGACCGTGAGGTTGTCCATATCGACGACCTGGTTCTGGTCTGA
- the nadD gene encoding nicotinate-nucleotide adenylyltransferase, with translation MGGTFDPIHHGHLVAASEVAAKFGLDEVVFVPTGQPWQKSHKQVSEPEHRYLMTVIATASNPRFTVSRVDIDRPGRTYTIDTLRDLRTQRPDADLFFITGADALAQILSWKDIDELWSLAHFVGVTRPGHVLDGMGRKDVSLLEVPAMAISSTDCRVRVAGNNPVWYLVPDGVVQYIAKYGLYAEGPDPEDVRTTETDEPASTE, from the coding sequence ATGGGCGGGACGTTTGATCCCATCCACCACGGCCACCTTGTTGCAGCCAGCGAAGTGGCCGCCAAGTTCGGCCTGGATGAAGTGGTCTTTGTCCCCACCGGGCAGCCGTGGCAAAAGTCGCACAAGCAGGTCAGCGAGCCTGAGCACCGCTACCTCATGACGGTGATCGCCACGGCATCAAACCCCCGCTTCACCGTCAGCAGGGTGGATATTGACCGGCCCGGTCGCACGTATACCATTGATACTTTGCGGGATCTCCGGACCCAACGTCCGGATGCGGATCTGTTCTTCATCACCGGTGCGGATGCACTGGCGCAGATTCTTTCCTGGAAGGACATCGACGAGCTGTGGTCACTGGCCCATTTTGTCGGTGTGACGCGGCCGGGACATGTGCTTGACGGCATGGGCCGCAAGGACGTCAGCCTCCTCGAGGTGCCCGCCATGGCCATCTCGTCCACGGACTGCCGTGTCCGTGTAGCCGGGAACAACCCCGTCTGGTACCTCGTGCCGGACGGAGTGGTCCAATACATCGCCAAATATGGTCTGTACGCCGAGGGACCAGATCCCGAGGACGTCCGAACTACCGAAACAGACGAGCCAGCCAGTACTGAATGA
- a CDS encoding glutamate-5-semialdehyde dehydrogenase, which produces MTEALISQAPGNSNDSNAVPSGPEQGSTPTPAEVEAAVHAIADRSRQAARQMAGATRARKDSALRAIGAALLTRKDFILAANAKDVAAGKANGTSAALLDRLTLTESRIDGLVAALENLASLPDPVGNVVRGQTLPNGLRLRQINVPMGVVAAIYEARPNVTVDIAGLGLKSGNAVILRGGTAAAFTNEALVQILREALDSVGLPPDAVQTVDQYGREGANALMRARGRVDVLIPRGGRDLIQSVVLNAAVPVIETGEGNVHIFIDESASEDMAVEILLNSKTQRPSVCNTVETLLVHSRSTVLPAVAAALRGAGVTLHADERIRAALPSSVESVPATDEDWGTEYMDLDLAVAMVDSLDDAVEHIRTWTTGHTEAILTNNLANAERFIAEIDSAAVIVNASTRFTDGGELGLGAEVGISTQKLHARGPMGLTELTTTKWIVQGEGQVRG; this is translated from the coding sequence ATGACTGAGGCACTGATTTCCCAAGCCCCTGGCAATTCCAACGATTCAAATGCGGTTCCTTCGGGGCCGGAACAGGGGAGTACCCCCACTCCGGCGGAGGTTGAGGCAGCCGTCCACGCCATCGCTGACCGCTCACGGCAGGCAGCCCGCCAGATGGCCGGGGCCACCCGCGCCCGGAAAGACAGTGCCCTCCGGGCCATCGGTGCCGCATTGCTGACGCGGAAGGACTTCATCCTGGCGGCCAACGCCAAGGATGTCGCGGCCGGCAAAGCCAACGGCACGTCGGCGGCCCTGTTGGACCGCCTCACCCTGACCGAAAGCCGGATCGACGGACTCGTGGCTGCCCTGGAGAACCTGGCCAGCCTGCCGGATCCGGTCGGAAACGTGGTCCGTGGCCAGACCCTCCCCAATGGGCTGCGCCTGCGCCAGATCAACGTGCCTATGGGAGTCGTGGCCGCAATTTACGAGGCCCGTCCCAATGTGACGGTAGACATTGCCGGTCTTGGCCTTAAGAGCGGGAACGCCGTTATCCTCCGCGGCGGTACTGCTGCCGCGTTCACCAACGAGGCACTGGTCCAGATCCTCCGCGAAGCGCTGGACTCCGTCGGGCTGCCTCCGGATGCCGTTCAGACTGTGGACCAGTACGGCCGTGAAGGTGCGAATGCGCTGATGCGGGCCCGCGGCCGTGTTGATGTCCTGATTCCGCGCGGCGGCCGGGATCTGATTCAGTCCGTGGTGCTGAACGCCGCCGTGCCGGTCATCGAGACCGGCGAGGGCAATGTGCATATCTTCATCGACGAATCCGCCAGCGAGGACATGGCGGTGGAGATCCTGCTGAACTCCAAGACCCAGCGGCCCAGTGTCTGCAACACCGTGGAGACCCTGCTGGTCCATTCGCGGTCCACCGTGCTGCCCGCCGTCGCCGCCGCGCTGCGCGGCGCCGGGGTCACCCTCCACGCCGACGAGCGCATCCGTGCGGCGCTGCCTTCTTCTGTTGAGTCCGTGCCGGCAACGGATGAGGATTGGGGAACCGAGTACATGGACTTGGACCTCGCCGTAGCAATGGTGGACAGCCTGGATGACGCCGTCGAGCACATCCGGACCTGGACCACCGGCCACACTGAGGCCATTCTGACCAACAACCTCGCCAACGCGGAACGGTTTATCGCCGAGATTGATTCGGCGGCGGTCATCGTCAACGCGTCCACGCGGTTTACCGACGGCGGCGAGCTGGGCCTCGGTGCCGAGGTTGGCATCTCCACGCAGAAGCTGCACGCCCGCGGCCCGATGGGACTGACTGAGCTCACCACCACTAAGTGGATCGTGCAGGGCGAGGGCCAGGTCCGCGGGTAG